Proteins encoded together in one Rossellomorea sp. y25 window:
- a CDS encoding leucyl aminopeptidase: MKFSINQNEVRTANQECLVVGVYNQPTFERELKELDRTFEGYLTQLVKDGDISSEAKKVSKIHTFGKLETKRLLFVGLGKQKELTFDSLKESLGVASKALKEMKMSSFSVALDTFVSEEMTATDAAHAFTEAFTMSTYEFHGYKKKSNRPEVQVESIEFFTSSDSKEVEMALHIGSAFGNGVNSARTLVNTPGNLLTSTKLAEYALELAERYNFEVEILDKEEMEHLGMGALLAVNQGSVEPPKMIVLKYSGKDEWKDVIGLVGKGITFDTGGYSIKPKDGIVGMKADMGGAAAVLGAMEIIGEIKPEQNVVAVIPSTDNMVSGSAFKPDDVITSMSGKTIEVLNTDAEGRLALADGMTYAKHQGANYLVDVATLTGGVIIALGEDKTGALTNNEAFFEQVLEASGESGEYIWQLPYTENDKKRVRGSDIADLNNSPGRAGHAIMGGAFVGEFAEGLPWVHLDIAGTATTKGSYELGPAGGTGVMARTLALLVERFVPLEK, from the coding sequence ATGAAATTTTCGATTAATCAAAATGAAGTAAGAACGGCAAATCAAGAGTGCCTGGTCGTTGGGGTTTACAATCAGCCAACATTCGAAAGAGAGCTGAAAGAACTTGATCGCACGTTTGAAGGCTATCTTACGCAACTTGTAAAAGACGGAGACATTTCTTCGGAAGCAAAGAAAGTGTCAAAAATACATACATTTGGAAAACTGGAAACAAAGCGGTTATTATTTGTAGGTCTTGGAAAACAAAAAGAGCTTACGTTTGATTCTTTAAAAGAATCGTTAGGCGTAGCATCAAAGGCTTTAAAAGAGATGAAAATGTCTTCTTTTTCAGTAGCATTGGATACATTTGTTTCTGAAGAAATGACAGCAACAGATGCAGCTCATGCCTTTACAGAAGCCTTTACGATGTCTACATATGAATTCCACGGATACAAGAAGAAATCAAATCGACCAGAGGTACAGGTAGAGTCGATCGAGTTCTTTACAAGCTCAGATTCTAAGGAAGTAGAGATGGCTTTACATATCGGCTCTGCCTTTGGTAACGGAGTCAATTCAGCCCGTACGCTGGTGAACACCCCCGGTAATCTATTAACCTCGACGAAATTAGCAGAATACGCCCTTGAATTAGCTGAGCGATACAACTTTGAAGTTGAGATTTTAGATAAAGAAGAGATGGAGCATCTGGGAATGGGCGCACTGCTCGCAGTAAATCAGGGATCCGTCGAACCACCGAAAATGATTGTTCTTAAATACAGCGGAAAAGATGAATGGAAGGATGTCATCGGTTTAGTCGGAAAAGGAATCACCTTTGATACAGGCGGTTACTCGATTAAGCCTAAAGATGGAATCGTCGGAATGAAAGCCGATATGGGAGGAGCTGCTGCAGTTCTTGGTGCCATGGAAATCATCGGTGAAATCAAACCGGAACAGAACGTCGTTGCCGTCATTCCTTCAACAGACAATATGGTGAGCGGCTCTGCATTCAAGCCTGACGATGTGATTACCTCTATGAGCGGTAAAACCATTGAAGTATTGAATACAGACGCTGAGGGCCGTCTTGCGCTTGCTGACGGTATGACCTATGCAAAGCATCAAGGGGCAAATTATTTAGTGGACGTTGCAACCTTAACAGGGGGAGTCATCATTGCTCTGGGTGAAGACAAAACAGGTGCTCTCACGAATAATGAAGCTTTCTTCGAGCAAGTGCTGGAAGCGTCAGGTGAATCGGGCGAATACATTTGGCAGCTTCCATATACGGAAAACGATAAGAAACGTGTTCGTGGCAGTGATATTGCCGACTTGAACAATTCACCAGGACGGGCTGGTCACGCCATCATGGGTGGCGCATTTGTCGGAGAGTTCGCTGAAGGTCTACCTTGGGTGCACCTTGATATCGCCGGTACGGCTACCACCAAAGGCAGTTATGAACTGGGGCCTGCTGGTGGAACGGGTGTCATGGCAAGGACGCTTGCACTATTAGTTGAGCGTTTTGTGCCTTTAGAGAAATAA
- a CDS encoding divergent PAP2 family protein, translated as MEVFFNFPLWASLFSIFFAQFVKVPIQFIATRELNWSLITSTGGMPSSHSAAVTALSTGVALEVGVDSPIFAVSAMFAIITMFDATGVRRQAGEQAIVLNRLMVDFQRFMSEAKGWQNKPEQEKRKELKELLGHKPIEVFFGGLSGIILTLLLHYFFYA; from the coding sequence ATGGAAGTATTTTTTAATTTTCCATTATGGGCATCTTTATTTTCGATCTTTTTTGCTCAGTTTGTAAAGGTTCCCATACAGTTTATCGCTACGAGGGAATTAAATTGGTCATTGATTACCTCAACAGGCGGGATGCCGAGTTCCCATTCAGCGGCCGTAACGGCATTATCTACTGGAGTGGCCCTGGAAGTGGGCGTGGATTCACCAATCTTCGCTGTATCCGCCATGTTTGCCATCATCACGATGTTCGACGCAACGGGTGTCAGAAGGCAGGCAGGAGAACAAGCGATTGTTCTGAATCGGTTGATGGTGGATTTCCAGAGGTTTATGTCAGAAGCAAAAGGCTGGCAGAACAAGCCTGAACAAGAAAAGCGCAAGGAGCTAAAAGAATTACTCGGTCACAAACCCATTGAAGTGTTCTTTGGGGGACTTTCGGGGATTATTCTAACCCTTCTGCTTCATTATTTCTTTTATGCTTAG
- a CDS encoding cobalamin-binding protein codes for MRIVSICPSNTEIIDYLGLTPNLVGVDDYSDYPKEVESLPRLGPDLSINMDKVESLKPDLVFSSLSVPGMEKNIEELEKRNIPHITLNPQSFSDIAEDLLTVGKACGIEEHAMIRQQEFLQTVKRLKMISSWVQNPPSLYWEWWPKPVFTPGKINWLTELSEMIGARNLFDDVDLASVQTDWEDVLKRDPDYICLAWVGVQQKRVNPEIVKKRPGWNEMKAIQNDRIFVLEEALYCRPSPLLLKGAVKLAGVLHPELYKEVQ; via the coding sequence ATGAGAATTGTTTCAATCTGCCCCAGTAATACAGAAATAATCGATTATCTTGGATTAACACCGAATCTTGTAGGAGTGGATGATTACTCCGATTATCCTAAAGAGGTCGAGTCCCTTCCCCGGCTTGGACCGGATCTCTCTATTAACATGGATAAGGTAGAGTCCTTGAAACCTGATTTGGTGTTTTCTTCATTAAGTGTACCCGGTATGGAAAAAAACATAGAAGAACTGGAAAAGCGGAACATCCCCCACATCACGTTAAATCCACAGAGCTTCTCTGACATAGCAGAAGACCTTTTAACGGTTGGGAAAGCTTGTGGAATAGAAGAACATGCCATGATCCGACAACAAGAATTTTTGCAGACCGTAAAACGCTTAAAAATGATCAGTTCCTGGGTTCAAAATCCACCATCTCTATACTGGGAATGGTGGCCAAAGCCCGTTTTCACCCCTGGTAAGATCAACTGGTTAACCGAGTTGAGCGAGATGATCGGTGCTCGAAATCTATTTGATGATGTGGATCTGGCAAGTGTTCAAACGGATTGGGAAGATGTACTGAAACGTGATCCAGACTATATCTGTCTTGCCTGGGTCGGCGTTCAGCAGAAACGGGTTAACCCCGAAATCGTGAAGAAGCGCCCTGGTTGGAACGAAATGAAGGCTATTCAAAATGACCGGATTTTCGTTCTGGAAGAAGCTCTCTATTGCAGGCCATCACCCCTTCTGTTAAAAGGTGCTGTCAAGCTTGCAGGAGTTCTTCATCCTGAATTGTATAAAGAGGTCCAGTGA
- a CDS encoding 3D domain-containing protein, producing the protein MNLFKTWTKRFVMASLFVLALGTTFQSVSGVEAETFKTWLMDKGEHDQAGLNYKEHQTNRLGLSFKFLKRLAGFETQISASTPVEPRTLEESVDWDQYTKHKVVATGYTAGIESTGKNPGHPLYGITYSGVKVKRDLYSTIAADLSVYPIGTILFIPHYGYGVVADKGSAIKGNRLDLYYETVDDVYNEWGKQTLDVYVIQMGSGELSEQQLVDLNENKSMQVFRQQILSPKEE; encoded by the coding sequence ATGAATTTGTTTAAAACATGGACGAAGAGATTCGTTATGGCCAGTTTGTTTGTCCTTGCACTGGGAACTACGTTTCAATCAGTTTCGGGAGTAGAGGCCGAAACCTTTAAAACCTGGTTGATGGACAAGGGTGAACATGATCAAGCCGGTTTGAATTATAAAGAGCATCAGACAAATCGTTTAGGATTGTCATTTAAATTTCTTAAGAGGCTGGCAGGTTTTGAGACTCAGATTTCTGCGAGTACACCTGTTGAACCGAGGACGTTGGAAGAGTCGGTTGATTGGGATCAGTATACGAAGCATAAGGTTGTAGCGACAGGCTATACAGCCGGGATTGAATCGACCGGGAAAAACCCTGGGCATCCCCTCTATGGAATTACATACTCTGGAGTGAAAGTGAAACGTGATTTATATTCTACGATTGCAGCCGATCTTTCCGTTTATCCTATTGGTACCATTCTTTTTATCCCCCATTATGGATATGGGGTAGTAGCCGATAAAGGGAGCGCTATTAAGGGGAATAGACTGGACCTCTATTACGAGACAGTGGACGATGTGTATAATGAATGGGGTAAACAGACGCTGGATGTATATGTAATCCAGATGGGTTCAGGTGAGTTATCTGAACAGCAATTAGTGGATCTTAATGAAAATAAATCCATGCAAGTGTTTAGACAGCAGATATTATCACCAAAAGAAGAATAG
- a CDS encoding YuiB family protein: MPIHVMIISMLLFFVLFFGIGFLLNMLLRMTWIMAIIYPIVVIFIVDDVRFIDYFRNAGGSFSELGTKISHLAVADLVILGSGLAGAILAGVVMRILRAKGYRMF, encoded by the coding sequence ATGCCTATACATGTAATGATTATTTCGATGCTTTTATTTTTTGTTCTATTTTTCGGAATAGGTTTTTTGTTAAATATGTTATTGCGTATGACGTGGATTATGGCTATCATTTATCCAATTGTTGTTATTTTTATCGTAGACGATGTTCGTTTTATAGATTATTTTCGAAATGCAGGCGGGTCGTTTTCTGAGTTAGGTACGAAAATCAGCCACTTGGCTGTAGCCGATCTTGTGATTTTGGGAAGTGGATTGGCAGGAGCGATTCTGGCAGGAGTCGTGATGAGGATTTTAAGAGCAAAAGGATATCGCATGTTTTAA
- a CDS encoding YuiA family protein, which translates to MRATASTKTKYCLYCSGKGYFQLVLGGSETCPCCGGSGKQK; encoded by the coding sequence ATGAGAGCTACTGCAAGTACTAAAACAAAATACTGTCTTTACTGTTCAGGAAAAGGATACTTTCAGTTAGTATTAGGTGGTTCTGAAACGTGTCCGTGCTGCGGAGGCAGCGGGAAGCAAAAATAA
- a CDS encoding NUDIX hydrolase: MGVFAVKRGKVWLAVAGLVIDESGKWLVVKKKYSGLKGMWSFPAGFVNAGETVDEAVIREVREETGLQTSVKGIIGVRSGVIQNDISDNMVIFLLENKKTSSILIEEKELWDVGWKSPQELLEDDKTSVMVHEMIKAMTFQHKLNPIEGINPGNQFGYTQYKLFL; the protein is encoded by the coding sequence ATGGGGGTGTTTGCAGTGAAAAGAGGGAAAGTTTGGCTGGCGGTTGCCGGACTGGTCATTGATGAAAGTGGTAAATGGCTTGTGGTGAAAAAGAAATACAGCGGATTAAAAGGAATGTGGTCTTTCCCAGCAGGCTTCGTCAATGCAGGAGAAACAGTAGACGAAGCGGTCATTAGAGAAGTGAGAGAGGAAACAGGTTTACAAACGTCGGTCAAAGGAATCATCGGAGTAAGATCAGGAGTCATCCAGAATGACATTAGTGACAACATGGTGATCTTTCTGTTGGAAAATAAGAAAACTTCTTCTATCCTTATCGAAGAAAAAGAATTGTGGGATGTTGGGTGGAAGTCGCCTCAAGAATTATTAGAGGATGATAAAACATCCGTGATGGTGCATGAGATGATAAAAGCAATGACATTCCAACATAAGTTAAATCCGATTGAAGGGATAAACCCAGGAAATCAGTTCGGATACACTCAATACAAATTATTTTTATAA
- a CDS encoding NAD(P)/FAD-dependent oxidoreductase encodes MRKPRIVVLGAGYGGLMTVTRLQKQLGTNEAEIILVNKNDYHYETTWLHEASAGTLHHDRVRYNIKDVVNTSKVNFLQATVEDIKVEEKKVITSDGEVEFDYLVVALGAESETFGIQGLHEHAFMISNINSARQIREHIELQFATYKNEEEKNDDRLTIVVGGAGFTGIEFLGELGNRVPELCHEYDIDRKKVRIVCVEAAPMILPGFDPELVKYARAKLEKKGVEFHIGTPLKQATADSVLIAKGEDEVEEIKAGTIVWAAGVRGNSIIERAGIENMRARVKINKDLRAPGHDNIFIIGDCSLMINEETERPYPPTAQIAMQQGEVCARNIASLLHGKDHMEEFTPDIKGTVCSLGEDDAIGVVYGKKITGTKASFMKKVVDNRALYMVGGPSLVFKKGKFKFF; translated from the coding sequence TTGAGAAAGCCAAGAATCGTTGTATTAGGTGCAGGTTATGGAGGATTAATGACGGTAACTCGTCTTCAAAAGCAATTAGGTACAAATGAAGCAGAAATTATTTTAGTTAATAAAAATGATTATCACTACGAAACCACTTGGTTACACGAAGCTTCTGCAGGTACACTTCATCATGATCGTGTACGTTACAACATTAAAGATGTTGTCAATACAAGCAAAGTAAACTTCTTACAAGCTACTGTTGAAGATATTAAAGTAGAAGAAAAGAAAGTCATCACAAGTGACGGTGAAGTAGAATTCGATTACCTGGTCGTTGCATTAGGTGCAGAATCTGAGACTTTCGGTATCCAGGGTCTTCATGAGCATGCTTTCATGATTTCGAACATCAACTCTGCCCGTCAAATCCGTGAGCATATCGAATTACAATTTGCTACGTATAAAAACGAAGAAGAGAAAAACGATGACCGCCTTACAATCGTTGTAGGTGGAGCAGGCTTCACTGGTATCGAATTCTTAGGTGAATTAGGAAACCGTGTACCTGAACTTTGTCACGAATATGATATCGATCGTAAGAAAGTACGTATTGTGTGCGTGGAAGCTGCACCAATGATCCTTCCTGGATTCGATCCTGAGCTAGTGAAGTATGCTCGTGCCAAGCTTGAGAAAAAAGGTGTAGAATTCCACATCGGAACTCCACTTAAACAAGCGACAGCGGACAGCGTATTAATCGCTAAAGGTGAAGATGAAGTAGAAGAAATCAAGGCTGGTACGATCGTATGGGCTGCAGGTGTACGCGGTAACTCCATCATCGAAAGAGCGGGAATAGAAAACATGCGTGCCCGTGTGAAAATCAACAAAGATCTTCGCGCTCCAGGTCATGATAACATCTTCATCATCGGTGACTGTTCACTAATGATCAATGAAGAGACAGAGCGTCCGTACCCTCCGACTGCACAAATTGCGATGCAACAAGGGGAAGTATGTGCCCGTAACATTGCTTCTTTACTACACGGGAAAGATCATATGGAAGAATTCACTCCAGACATTAAAGGAACAGTATGTTCACTGGGTGAAGACGATGCAATCGGTGTCGTTTACGGTAAGAAAATCACTGGGACAAAAGCTTCCTTCATGAAGAAAGTAGTCGACAACCGCGCTCTTTACATGGTTGGCGGACCATCACTTGTCTTCAAAAAAGGAAAGTTCAAGTTCTTTTAA
- a CDS encoding NAD(P)/FAD-dependent oxidoreductase, whose product MKEDQKVYDITIIGGGPTGLFTAFYGGMRKASVKIIESLPQLGGQLATLYPEKYIYDVAGFPKVKAQDLVNNLKEQMAKFETTICLEQAVEGVEKQADGMFKLTTDKEIHFSRTIIITAGNGAFQPRRLELEHASEFEGKNLHYFVDNLEHFRGKKVVICGGGDSAVDWALMLEPIAEKVYLVHRRDKFRAHEHSVENLHNSTVELKTPYVPSELVVDDNKINQLILEETKGDEKEIIDLDELIVNFGFVSSLGPIKDWGLEIEKNSIVVNSRMETNIPGIYAAGDISTYDGKVKLIASGFGEAPTAVNNAKAYMDPKARVQPMHSTSMFTD is encoded by the coding sequence TTGAAGGAAGATCAAAAAGTGTATGATATTACGATCATAGGCGGCGGTCCTACTGGATTGTTTACGGCGTTTTATGGCGGCATGAGAAAAGCATCAGTTAAGATTATTGAAAGTTTACCACAACTCGGGGGCCAGCTGGCTACTCTATATCCTGAGAAATACATATATGATGTTGCCGGTTTTCCTAAAGTGAAAGCCCAGGATCTTGTCAATAATTTAAAAGAGCAGATGGCAAAGTTTGAGACGACGATCTGTTTGGAGCAAGCTGTGGAAGGTGTAGAAAAACAGGCTGATGGCATGTTTAAGCTCACAACCGATAAAGAGATTCATTTTTCCAGAACGATCATCATCACAGCAGGGAACGGTGCTTTCCAGCCTCGACGCCTGGAACTAGAGCATGCGTCTGAATTTGAAGGTAAGAATCTTCATTACTTTGTTGATAACCTGGAACATTTCAGAGGCAAGAAAGTTGTCATTTGTGGTGGTGGTGATTCTGCCGTTGACTGGGCGCTTATGCTTGAGCCGATTGCAGAAAAAGTCTACCTCGTTCACAGAAGAGATAAATTCAGGGCACATGAGCATAGTGTGGAAAACCTGCACAATTCTACGGTTGAACTTAAGACACCTTATGTCCCTTCAGAACTGGTTGTGGATGATAACAAAATCAATCAATTGATTTTAGAAGAAACTAAGGGTGATGAGAAGGAAATTATTGATCTTGATGAGTTAATCGTAAACTTTGGATTTGTTTCTTCTCTTGGTCCGATTAAGGACTGGGGCCTTGAGATTGAAAAGAATTCGATCGTTGTCAACTCAAGAATGGAAACGAATATTCCAGGTATATACGCAGCAGGTGATATTAGTACGTACGACGGTAAAGTGAAGCTTATTGCAAGCGGATTTGGTGAGGCACCGACAGCTGTTAACAATGCCAAAGCATATATGGACCCTAAGGCAAGAGTCCAACCGATGCACAGTACATCCATGTTTACAGATTAA
- a CDS encoding SDR family oxidoreductase gives MNVLVIGANGHTGRHIVKELSNSSQHFVRAMIRKTEQAKDMEDLGARPIVADLEQDFSYALENVNAVIFAAGSGGSTGDDKTLAIDQEGAKKAVDYAKKMGIERFVMLSSMGADNPSSGPDELQFYLKAKGAADSHLKESGLNYTIVRPGSLSFDDATGKIEAATSIEDKSRDISREDVAKVLVDALTIEETNHKVFEILSGDTPVEEALKNIH, from the coding sequence ATGAATGTATTAGTTATTGGAGCAAATGGTCACACTGGCCGTCACATAGTGAAAGAACTTTCAAATAGCAGTCAGCATTTCGTGAGAGCCATGATTCGAAAAACAGAACAAGCGAAGGATATGGAAGATTTAGGGGCAAGACCGATTGTTGCAGACCTGGAGCAGGACTTTTCATACGCTCTTGAGAATGTAAATGCCGTTATATTTGCAGCTGGTAGTGGCGGATCGACCGGTGACGATAAAACTCTTGCCATTGACCAGGAGGGTGCAAAAAAAGCGGTGGATTATGCGAAGAAGATGGGAATTGAGCGTTTTGTGATGCTTAGCTCAATGGGTGCCGATAACCCGTCAAGCGGCCCGGATGAATTGCAATTCTACTTAAAAGCAAAAGGTGCAGCGGATTCCCACTTGAAGGAAAGCGGCCTAAACTACACGATCGTCCGCCCTGGCTCCCTTTCATTTGATGATGCAACTGGAAAAATTGAAGCAGCCACTTCCATTGAAGACAAAAGCAGAGACATTTCCCGTGAAGATGTCGCGAAAGTACTTGTCGACGCCTTGACAATCGAAGAAACCAATCACAAAGTATTCGAGATCTTAAGCGGTGACACACCTGTCGAAGAAGCGTTAAAGAATATTCATTGA
- a CDS encoding iron-sulfur cluster assembly accessory protein translates to MSEVVILTEAAALQIKDMMKEHDETDAMLRVAVKGGGCSGLSYGMGFEHELQDGDTTLEQHGIKLVVAKNDAAILNGTKIDYKQSMMGGGFTIDNPNAIASCGCGSSFVTATNKGTPENC, encoded by the coding sequence ATGAGTGAAGTTGTCATTCTAACAGAAGCCGCTGCCCTTCAGATTAAAGATATGATGAAGGAACATGACGAAACAGATGCCATGTTGCGAGTAGCGGTAAAAGGGGGAGGCTGCAGCGGCCTTTCTTACGGTATGGGATTTGAACATGAGCTTCAAGATGGAGATACAACACTGGAACAACATGGAATAAAGCTTGTTGTAGCTAAAAATGATGCTGCTATCTTGAACGGTACTAAAATAGATTACAAGCAGTCCATGATGGGCGGCGGGTTCACCATCGACAATCCGAACGCCATCGCTTCATGCGGATGCGGATCATCATTCGTGACGGCGACGAATAAGGGTACGCCGGAGAACTGCTAA
- a CDS encoding YuzB family protein: MKPIIEFCISNLASGAQKALEILERDPNLDVIEYGCLGYCGKCAQSFYALVNGEVVTGDTPEELVDHIYQFLEDNPMF, encoded by the coding sequence TTGAAACCTATTATAGAATTTTGTATAAGCAATCTTGCTAGTGGTGCGCAAAAAGCGCTTGAGATATTAGAAAGGGACCCCAACCTTGATGTCATTGAGTACGGATGCCTGGGTTACTGCGGAAAATGCGCACAATCCTTTTATGCTCTCGTCAATGGTGAAGTCGTAACAGGGGACACACCTGAAGAACTGGTGGATCATATCTATCAGTTCCTGGAAGATAATCCGATGTTCTAA
- a CDS encoding NAD(P)/FAD-dependent oxidoreductase — protein MKQLVLLGGGYGNMRVLLRLLPNQLPEDVSITLIDRNPYHCLKTEYYALAAGTISDQHVRVSFPEHARLSYVYGDISGVDMENKLVNMKDQDPVPYDDLVIGLGCEDKYHNVPGADEHTYSIQTIEKSRKTYQTLCNLPAGSIVGIVGAGLSGIELASELRESRSDLKIKLFDRGPRILNAFPERLSSYVHSWFDENDVDIVNGSNITKVEPNTLHNHEEQIFCDAIVWTAGIQPSKVVRDMDVEKDASGRVILTKYHNLPQDENVYVVGDCASLPQAPSAQLAEGQAEQIVTVLLKRWKNEPLPAELPKIKLKGILGSLGKKHGFGLVNERSITGRVARLLKSGVLWMYKYHNG, from the coding sequence ATGAAACAATTAGTGCTGCTTGGTGGAGGATACGGTAATATGCGAGTTCTTCTTCGCTTATTACCCAACCAATTACCTGAAGATGTATCGATTACCCTGATTGACCGAAATCCTTACCACTGTCTTAAAACTGAATACTACGCATTAGCTGCTGGTACGATTTCAGATCAACATGTACGCGTATCATTCCCGGAACATGCCCGTTTATCCTATGTGTACGGAGATATTTCCGGAGTGGACATGGAAAACAAACTCGTAAATATGAAAGATCAAGATCCAGTTCCTTATGACGACCTTGTGATTGGACTCGGTTGTGAGGATAAATATCATAATGTTCCCGGTGCTGACGAACATACTTACTCCATTCAAACAATTGAAAAATCCCGTAAAACATACCAAACCTTATGTAATCTTCCAGCTGGTTCGATCGTAGGAATTGTTGGAGCCGGCTTAAGCGGGATCGAGCTTGCGAGTGAGCTTCGTGAAAGCCGTTCTGATTTGAAAATTAAGCTATTCGATCGTGGTCCGCGTATTCTTAATGCCTTCCCTGAACGGTTAAGTTCTTATGTTCACAGTTGGTTCGACGAGAATGATGTAGACATCGTCAACGGCTCGAACATCACAAAAGTGGAACCAAACACCCTTCATAACCATGAAGAACAAATTTTTTGCGATGCCATCGTATGGACAGCAGGAATTCAACCAAGCAAAGTCGTCCGAGATATGGATGTTGAAAAAGATGCAAGCGGTCGCGTTATTCTGACAAAGTATCATAACCTGCCTCAGGATGAGAATGTTTACGTGGTTGGTGACTGCGCAAGCCTTCCTCAAGCTCCAAGTGCCCAGCTTGCTGAGGGACAAGCGGAACAAATCGTGACAGTCTTACTTAAACGTTGGAAGAATGAACCGCTGCCGGCAGAATTACCTAAGATTAAGCTAAAAGGAATTCTCGGCTCGCTCGGAAAGAAACATGGTTTCGGTCTGGTAAACGAGCGCTCCATCACAGGTCGCGTCGCTCGATTGTTGAAATCCGGTGTGTTATGGATGTATAAATATCATAATGGATGA
- a CDS encoding YuzD family protein produces MERKPVELYVYGAEILCPSCVNLPSSKETYEWLEAAVSRKYPNQPFVIKYVDIHNPPEDEFVKQFASRVIEEDMFYPIVLLEGNIIGEGNPRLKTIYSELEKFGYKAV; encoded by the coding sequence ATGGAGAGAAAACCTGTTGAACTTTACGTGTATGGGGCAGAAATACTGTGTCCAAGCTGCGTAAACTTACCATCATCGAAAGAAACGTACGAATGGCTTGAGGCTGCTGTTAGTCGTAAGTATCCAAACCAGCCATTCGTGATTAAATATGTTGATATCCACAATCCTCCTGAAGATGAATTCGTTAAGCAGTTTGCTTCAAGAGTGATCGAAGAGGATATGTTTTATCCGATTGTTCTGTTAGAAGGGAATATTATCGGAGAAGGAAATCCCCGCTTAAAGACAATCTATTCTGAGCTTGAGAAATTTGGGTATAAAGCGGTTTGA
- a CDS encoding NifU family protein → MAENEMIAPVQEVLDKLRPFLLRDGGDCELVDVEDGIVKLRLLGACGSCPSSTITLKAGIERALVEEVPGIVEVEQVF, encoded by the coding sequence ATGGCTGAAAACGAAATGATCGCACCTGTTCAGGAAGTATTAGATAAATTACGTCCGTTCCTACTTCGCGATGGTGGAGACTGTGAACTAGTGGACGTTGAAGATGGTATTGTAAAATTACGCCTTCTAGGTGCTTGTGGAAGCTGCCCAAGTTCAACCATCACATTAAAAGCAGGAATCGAACGCGCATTAGTGGAAGAAGTTCCTGGTATCGTTGAAGTAGAGCAAGTATTCTAA
- a CDS encoding D-glycerate dehydrogenase, protein MKPSIYITRKLPESIIAPLQKEFEVDMWEHEDVSVPRDVLLHKAESASALLTMLSDKIDRELLQRSPQVRVVANLAVGHDNIDLEAAKELGITICNTPDVLTETTADLTFALLMATARRIVEADRYVKEGKWKSWSPLLLAGLDIHHKTIGILGMGSIGEAVARRAKGFNMNVLYHNRSRKYAVEQDLGVQYATLEKLLTQSDFVVVLAPLNEDTEGMFQEEQFLLMKNTAIFINAARGPIVSEEALEQALKRGDIAGAGLDVFEAEPIDADHPLLKLHQVVALPHIGSSSKETRYGMMALCVENIHAVLKGKKPRTSL, encoded by the coding sequence ATGAAGCCATCCATCTATATTACAAGAAAATTGCCGGAATCAATCATTGCACCCTTGCAGAAAGAATTTGAAGTTGACATGTGGGAGCATGAAGATGTTTCGGTACCAAGAGACGTTCTTCTCCATAAAGCAGAGAGTGCCTCTGCTTTACTTACGATGTTATCGGACAAGATAGATCGGGAGCTGTTACAGAGATCTCCACAAGTAAGAGTCGTGGCAAATCTGGCTGTCGGCCATGACAATATAGACCTTGAAGCGGCAAAAGAATTAGGCATCACCATATGCAATACGCCTGATGTTCTAACGGAAACAACGGCTGATTTAACCTTTGCATTATTAATGGCAACGGCAAGACGAATCGTCGAGGCAGACCGTTATGTGAAAGAAGGAAAGTGGAAAAGCTGGTCACCCCTTTTATTAGCCGGCTTAGATATTCATCACAAAACCATTGGCATTCTCGGAATGGGAAGCATAGGTGAAGCTGTGGCAAGAAGAGCGAAGGGATTCAATATGAATGTTCTATATCATAATCGTTCCAGAAAATATGCAGTGGAACAAGACCTTGGTGTTCAATATGCAACTTTGGAGAAACTCCTCACTCAATCGGATTTTGTCGTGGTTCTTGCTCCCTTAAACGAAGACACAGAAGGTATGTTTCAAGAAGAACAATTCTTATTGATGAAAAATACAGCGATTTTCATCAATGCAGCCCGTGGCCCGATCGTAAGTGAAGAAGCTTTAGAACAAGCGTTAAAGAGGGGAGATATTGCAGGGGCAGGATTAGATGTATTCGAAGCGGAGCCGATCGATGCAGACCATCCTCTTCTCAAGTTACATCAAGTGGTCGCACTTCCTCATATCGGAAGTTCCTCTAAAGAAACACGTTATGGGATGATGGCTTTATGTGTAGAGAATATTCATGCCGTATTAAAGGGAAAGAAACCGAGAACATCCCTATAG